TGCCCAGCTTCCCCGCTCGCTCGACGACGTCGATGCGGCGGTCATCAACACCAACTACGCGCTGGAAGCCGGCCTGCATCCGAACACCGACGCCATCGCCATCGAAGGCAGCGAGTCGCCCTACGCCAACCTGATCGTCGTGCGCAGCGCCGACAAGGACGCGCCGTGGGTCAAGACGCTGGTCGAGTCGTACCACGACGACAGCATCAAGGCGTTCATCAACGACGAGTTCAAGGGCGCGCTGATCCCGTCCTGGTAAACCGCGCTCGGGCTTTCGGCCCGATGCTCCGGAACTTGCCCGGCGGCGCGCCCGCCGGGCATCGCCGCGTTAGCGGCCAACCGGTTTCGCCGCACGGAAGGACGCGCGTATCAATACGCGTCCGAGGGCGAGAGCTTGCCGCCAGGCCCCATCGAAGGTGCTCTGGTCAGCGGCCGTCGGCCGGCCTTGTCGGCGTCATAGGAAGGCTTCACGAAGCTGAGTATTTCACCGTCACGCCGCGCTGCCGAAAGTAGGCCTGCATCAACTTCCTGCCTGAACGGTTGTTCTGCGCGAGCTTGGCTGGGTCGAACACGGCCTCTTTCAAACCAGCCCGGATCAACGCTGCCTTGAGGGTCGCGATGTGCTTGTCGATGTCGGCATTGTCCGCCTGGAGCGATTCATAGATGCGGTCTGTTGCATCTGCCACGGTCGGTTCGCTCACTTGTCCACTCCTTGGTGTTGTCTGGCTGGCGCTTACCACATTTTTCGACTTGGTCCCCCACTGTGGTGAAAAATGTGCGCGTCCGGAACGAAGCGCCCACGTTCGACGCTGCGGCACCGGAAGCCGACCAGCGGCAACCGGCCAATCGGGACGGTCATGCGCTACCGGACGTCCGCACCGGCGTGAAATGGAAGCGGGTCAGCATATCCTGTTGATGCGGGGGCGACTGTCTTCTATTCTTCACAGTACCGGGGGCATGGTGGACTCCCCGTGAGGCTGATGCCCAAGTTCCGCCTTCGCAGATTTGTGCGGAGGAAAAACCATGCCCAGACATATCTCTCCCCATGAACTGATTGCCCGGGTCGGGCTCGGAAAATACCCGCTGCTCATTGACGTCCGCCGGCCGGATGCGCTCGCGTCGTCGCCCGTGCGCCTGCCCGCCGCCATCTGGCGCAGTCATATGCAGGTTTCGGAATGGCTGCCCGGCCTGCCGCCCGGAAAACCCATCATCGTCTACTGCACCCACGGCCACAATGTCAGCGAGATTGCCGCTGCCGGGATTGCCGCGCGCGGCGCCAACGTGACGATCCTCGAGGGAGGTCTGGAGGGCTGGATCGGTGCGGGCGGACCGGTGGTCGGCCGCTCCGCGCCGGGACTTGAGGATGGTCTGCCATCGCCAAGCGTCTGGGTCACGCGCGAAAGGCCCAAGATCGACCGGATCGCGTGCCCGTGGCTGTTGCGACGCTTCGTTGATCCTTTCGCGATCGTCCACTTCGTGGCCCCTCAATGGGTGGCCGACATCGCCGGTGAGACCGGCTGGATCCCGTTCGACGTCGAAAACGTGCACTATTCGCATCGCGGCGACCAATGCACCTTCGACACCATGATCGCCGAATTCGGCATTTCGGACCCTGCTTTGCTTCACCTCGCGAGAATCGTCCGCGGTGCCGACACGGCGCGTCCCGAACTCGAGCCGCAGGCGGCCGGGCTGCTCGCCGTCTCGCTTGGCCTGTCGGCGATCGAACCGGACGACCGGGTCCAGCTCGAGGCCCACAACTGGCCGGCAAGGACCGCCTGAGATGGATCTCGCCGCAAGCAATCGCGTCACCTTCGGCGAAGCCGTCCGCGTCTTCGCCAAGGTCGGCCTGCTCTCCTTCGGCGGGCCGGCCGGGCAGATCAGCCTCATGCACCGCATCCTCGTCGACGAGAAGCGCTGGATCGACGATGCCCGCTTCCTGCATGCGCTCAACTACTGCATGCTGTTGCCCGGTCCTGAGGCGATGCAACTCGCCACCTATGTCGGCTGGCTGCTTCACGGCGTGCGCGGCGGGCTGGTCGCCGGCCTGCTTTTCGTGCTGCCCGGGGCTGTCGTCATCACCCTCCTGTCCGCGGTCTATCTCCTGCTCGGAGACGTGCCGGTCGTGGACGGTCTGCTGTTCGGCATGAAGGCCGCGGTGCTGGCCATCGTGCTCGATGCGCTGATCCGTATCTCCAGCCGGGCGCTCCAGGATGGCGCTGCCGTTGCCATCGCCGTGGCTGCCTTCGCGGCGATCGCCTTCCTCAAACTGCCGTTTCCCGTGATCATCGCGGTGGCCGCCCTGTACGGGGCGGTCGCCGGGCATCGTCAGCCCGCGAATCTACGGGGTGCGATGCCCGACGCCGGGGCGAGGCCGGGTATCGCGAGTTTCCTCTCGACCGTCGCGGTCTGGACCGTCATCTGGTTCGCGCCGCTTGCCTTCATTGCACTGCTGCTGGGACCAGAACACGTCTATGCAGCCGAGGCCGGCTTTTTCTCGAAGGTCGCCATGGTGACCTTCGGCGGCGCCTATGCGGTGCTCGCCTATGTCGCGCAGCAGGCGGTGGACATCCACCACTGGCTCAAGCCCGACGAGATGCTGACGGGGATCGGGCTTGCCGAAACCACGCCGGGCCCGCTGATCCTGGTGCTGGTGTTCGTCGGATTCCTCGGCGGCGCGCGCCTGTCGGGTTTCGATCCGCTTGTCGGCGGGCTGGGCGGGGCGCTGGTGACGCTCTGGTTCACCTTCGTCCCGTGCTTCCTGTGGATTTTTGCAGGCGCGCCCTATGTCGAGACGGTGCGCAACATACGCTGGCTCGCAAGCGCGCTCGCGGCGGTGACTGCGGCAGTCGTCGGCGTCATCGCAAATCTGGCGATCTGGTTCGGCCTGCACGTGCTGTTCGCGACGGTAGGGGAGGTGAGCGTAGGCCCGTTGGCGCTGCCGCTGCCGGAGTGGGGCAGCATCGACCTGGCCGCCGTGGCCATCGCGCTGGCTGCCGCCGTCGCGCTGGTCCGGTTCAAGGCGAACATGCTGGCGGTGCTCGGCGCGGCGATGGTCGCGGGAATGGTTCTGTCGGGATTTTAGAACGGTCCGGCTTGCGCGCGATCAGGGAGAACTTGGCGTCCAGCCTGAAATTGTGCTGGCGGCCGCTCAAGCGTCGAAAAGCTGCGCGTGCGCGCAACGATGGCGGGTCGAGGCTTTCCCGAACGTTCCGTCGGCCAGCCGGTGAGGCGGCCGACGATAGTTCCCGAGCCTAGAGCCTCTTTGATGGACGTGGAGTCGGTTTGAGGATTCCGGCGCCGGGCGTTGTCTGATTCACTGGTCCTGGTGATTTGCAAGGAGGTGGAGATGACGAGAAGCTTGAGCGCGGACCTTCGTGGGCGGGTGACTGCGGCGATTGAAAATGGGATTTCGACACGGGAAGCGGCACGGCGCTTCCCGATCGGGATCTCGACGGCGGGAGCCTGGCATCGCCGCTATCGCGAGACCGGTGAGACGGAAGCCCGCAAGCCGGGCCAGTCGTCGCGTTCATCAGGTGCCAGAAGCTCGACATGATGCAGCGGGTTTTGGCACTAATTCTGGCAATGATCCTGGCGGCGTGCGGTCCACCCATTCCAGAAGTCCCAGAGGCCGAATTTGCCGCAAGCGATGCCCACTTCCTGATCGGATCAGAACGGGTGATCCTGCCTTTCGTGGCCGTACGGGGGGCGTCAGGCCCGAAGCCATATAGGAATGATGCCTTCCACGAGAAGGACGGCGACGATGAGAGCCGCACCAAGCGTATGCGGGAAGCGGCTGGAAATCCCCACAGCCCTATGCCAATCGGCATGCTGGAGGTTTCTATCCGGCACTATGCGGGGGAAATGTTTCGTGTCGAAGAGCTTTGCCCACTGCTCAGGCGTCAATGGGCGAAAGCGTTGTGCCGAGGCGAACGTGTTGGCATCATCGCCGAACTGCCTCAGCGTTTCTATCTTGTCGGCTTACGTTACCTCTCCCAGTTGGAGATGGGCGATCAAATAGCAGCGACGGGGAAACCACCAGTTGGCAGTCCCAAGCTGGTGTGCGATCGGAAATCTGAATTCTGCAAGGCAGCGGTGGCCGTCTCACCCGATATGTTGGCGGTCTGGACCGTTTGGTCGAACGGCCGCGAAGGAGTAGAGCAGATGGCCGAGCGCCAAGGTTCTGCAATTTCCAAGTTCGTTAGAGACGAACTTGGAAAGCAAGAAGTGTCCGATTAATTGAGGTTGCCGATACCGCCCGACAGTGGCCGCTAAGAAAATCTACTTCCGACCCAGAGTGGAGGTTTGTGTCGGATATCAAGTGCTGGATTTTCACGCCAATGCCTGCCGGGCTTCGGCAGGCTATGACGTCGAATAAGTCGAATGCGCTCTAGTCGAACAGGCTCGAAACCGATTCCTCGGTCGCCGTGCGCGAGATCGCCTCGCCGATGAGGTCGCTGATCGGCAGGACGCGGATGTTGGGGGCGTCGATCACGCTCTGGGTCGGCTGGATGGAGTCGGTGATGACCAGCTCCTTCAGCTTGGACGAGGTGATGCGCTGGACAGCGCCGCCCGAAAGCACGCCGTGGGTGATGTATGCGGTGACGCTGGTGGCGCCGTTGGCGAGCAGCGCCTCGGCCGCATTGCAGAGCGTGCCGCCCGAATCGACGATGTCGTCGATCATCATGCAGTCCTTGCCGTGCACGTCGCCGATGATGTTCATGACCTCCGACTCGCCCGGCCGCTCGCGCCGCTTGTCGACGATGGCGAGCTGCGCATCGATGCGCTTGGCGACCGCACGCGCGCGGACCACGCCGCCGACGTCGGGCGAGACCACCATGACGTTGGAGGTGTTGTACTTCGCCTTGATGTCACGGGTGATGACAGGGGCGGCGAACAGGTTGTCGGTCGGGATGTCGAAGAAGCCCTGAATCTGGCCGGCGTGCAGGTCGAGCGTCAGCACGCGGTGGGCGCCGGCATGCGCGATCAGGTTGGCGACCAGCTTGGCCGAGATCGGGGTGCGGCCCGAGGCGCGGCGGTCCTGCCGGGCATAGCCGAAATAGGGGATCACCGCCGTGACGCGTCGTGCCGAGGACCGCATGAAGGCGTCCATCATGATCAGCAGTTCCATCAGGTGGTCGTTCGCCGGGAAGGACGTGGACTGCAGGACGAAGACGTCCTCGCCGCGCACGTTCTCCTGGATCTCGACAAAAATCTCCTGGTCGGCGAAGCGCCGAACGCTAGCCTTTCCGAGAGGGATGTTGAGATAGCGGGCGACCGCTTCAGCCAGCACCCGGTTGGAATTGCCTGCGAAGAGTTTCATATTCAAGCCTTGGCGGAGGATTTGAGCGGGCTTTTAGCGCCCTGTCCCGGTATTGCAAGCGTCGAACCGGCTTTTTCGACTCATGTCGTCAAGTTGCCGCGGCCTCAGCCGGCGCGTCCGCCCATCCAGACGCCCAGTTTCTCCATCGTCTCGTCGGCGATTTCCTGCATGGTCGCCGGCGTCACCGACTGCCAGCCATCGCCGCCGCTGACCGTCTGCTGGCCCTGGATGCGGTGCAGGCGGTTGCCGGATGGATCGAGCACGTCCCAGACGTAGACGATCGTAGTCTGCCTGCCCTCCGGCAGCGCGGACAGGTAACCCTTGAGGATGTGGCTGGTGGTCTCGTCGGCGCGGGCGATGGTGATGCCCTTCTGGCGCGCCCGCTGCGCAAGCCGTTCGCTCAAGGGGCCTGCCGCCTCCACCGACGCGCCGACGATGGGCGCGAACTGCAGCCGTGTCACCGCCGGGAGCGCCGCGGTTTGGGTCGAGGACGTCTGCGAGGAATTGGACGGAGCGGATGCGGCGCCGAGATCCTGTGCGGCCGTCTGCGCGCCTGAGGCTGCGGCCGCCTGTCCCTCAGGCGCGATGGCCGAGGGTTCAAGCACGTCAGTCGTGCTGCAGGCCGACAGGATTGCCATCGCCACGATCAAGAAAACTGGCAAAAGCCGCGCGGGTCTCATCCCCACAAACGTTCCCCTGTACAGCCCCACGCCCCGCACACCGATCGACATTCGCGACTCACTGCACGATCAAGTCGAGATCATGACGGGAGAGCGGCCGGGGTTGCGATTCCGTTGTCAGATAGGTGCGGCCCAGCGTCATCGCCGTTTCCGTCTCGGAGTCCATGATGATCATGTGCGCGAAGAGCGTCATGTCGGGGGCGATCGGCTCCGGATTGGCCTGGTAGAACATCGGCATGTCCATCCACGACGGCGTGAAGCGGGCACCGAGCGAATAGCCGCAGGCGTTCAGCCGGTGCTTGGTCAGGCCGTTCGCCTCCATGCTTCGCGCATGGGCCTCGAAGACGTCGCCGAAGGTGTTGCCCGGCGTCATCGCCGCCTCCACCGCGAGCAGTGCGTCCTTCGCCGCGTCGAACAGTTCCTGATGGCGTTTCGAGGCCTTGCCGGTCAGCACGGTGCGCATCATGGCGGCGTGATAGTGGTGATAGACGCCCGCCCATTCCAGCGTCAGCTGGTCGTTCTTGTTGAGCTTGCGACGTCCCGCCTTGTAGCGGCACAGCAGCGCGTCGGGACCGGAGCCGATGATGAACTCGTTGGCCGGATAGTCGCCGCCGCCGGCGAAGATCGCGCCCTGCATGGCTGCCAGTATGGCGCCTTCGTCGCCGCCCTGCTTGATCAGAGGCAGCGCCGCGTCGAAGGCCTCGTCGGCCAGCGCGGCGGCCTTCTCGACCTTCTTGATCTCGGCCGGGCTCTTGAAGAGGCGCAGATGGCCGACGATGCCCGAAGCGTCGATGATCTGGGCGAAGGTCTGCAACTGCTCGTCGAGCCTGCGGCCGTTGAAGGCGGTCAGGCCGTGCGTGTCGTATTCGACGCCGATGCGCCGGCCCAGGAGATCAAGATCGTTGAGCAGATTGCGCAGGTCCACCGTCGGGTTCGCGTCGGCGCGATCCGTCCAGACGACGATGTTGTCGATGATCGAGGTATGGCGCGCCTGGCGCAGGTCGGCCGAGCGCGTCAGCAGCACCATCGAGCCGTCCGCCTTCAGCACCAGCGCCTGGAAGAAGCAGAAACCGAACGTGTCGTAGCCGGTCAGCCAGTACATGCTCTCCTGGGCGAACAGCACGATGGCGTCGAGCTTGCGCTCGATCATCTCCAGGATCAGGCGGTCGCGCCGAGCGTCGTATTCGGTGCGTTCGAAATGCAGCGCCATCAAGCATCCTCCAGGGCAATCGCGGAAATCTGACGGCCGTAATCGGCCTCGCCGCGATGGGTCATGCGACGGTAGGAATAGAAGAGGTCCTCTTCGGCATAGGTGCAGCGACCGAGCTGCGCCGCAGTCACCCCCGCCCGCTTGAGGCGGTCGACGGTGTAGCCGTTGAGGTCGAACATCAGGCGCCCGGCATTGGCGGAGGCGCTGAAATAGCGCTCGTTCTCAGGGTCGGCCTGCACGAAACGTGCGACGAACTCCGGACCCACCTCGTAGTTCTTCTGGCTGATGGAGGGGCCGAGCACGGCGACGATGCGGTCGCGCTGCGCGCCGAGGCCCTCCATGGCCGCGATGGTGTTTTCGAGGACGCCCCCGAACGCGCCCTTCCACCCGGCGTGGGCGGCTCCGACCACGCGCGCCGC
This portion of the Mesorhizobium shangrilense genome encodes:
- a CDS encoding chromate resistance protein ChrB domain-containing protein; translated protein: MPRHISPHELIARVGLGKYPLLIDVRRPDALASSPVRLPAAIWRSHMQVSEWLPGLPPGKPIIVYCTHGHNVSEIAAAGIAARGANVTILEGGLEGWIGAGGPVVGRSAPGLEDGLPSPSVWVTRERPKIDRIACPWLLRRFVDPFAIVHFVAPQWVADIAGETGWIPFDVENVHYSHRGDQCTFDTMIAEFGISDPALLHLARIVRGADTARPELEPQAAGLLAVSLGLSAIEPDDRVQLEAHNWPARTA
- the chrA gene encoding chromate efflux transporter, encoding MDLAASNRVTFGEAVRVFAKVGLLSFGGPAGQISLMHRILVDEKRWIDDARFLHALNYCMLLPGPEAMQLATYVGWLLHGVRGGLVAGLLFVLPGAVVITLLSAVYLLLGDVPVVDGLLFGMKAAVLAIVLDALIRISSRALQDGAAVAIAVAAFAAIAFLKLPFPVIIAVAALYGAVAGHRQPANLRGAMPDAGARPGIASFLSTVAVWTVIWFAPLAFIALLLGPEHVYAAEAGFFSKVAMVTFGGAYAVLAYVAQQAVDIHHWLKPDEMLTGIGLAETTPGPLILVLVFVGFLGGARLSGFDPLVGGLGGALVTLWFTFVPCFLWIFAGAPYVETVRNIRWLASALAAVTAAVVGVIANLAIWFGLHVLFATVGEVSVGPLALPLPEWGSIDLAAVAIALAAAVALVRFKANMLAVLGAAMVAGMVLSGF
- a CDS encoding ribose-phosphate pyrophosphokinase, with the translated sequence MKLFAGNSNRVLAEAVARYLNIPLGKASVRRFADQEIFVEIQENVRGEDVFVLQSTSFPANDHLMELLIMMDAFMRSSARRVTAVIPYFGYARQDRRASGRTPISAKLVANLIAHAGAHRVLTLDLHAGQIQGFFDIPTDNLFAAPVITRDIKAKYNTSNVMVVSPDVGGVVRARAVAKRIDAQLAIVDKRRERPGESEVMNIIGDVHGKDCMMIDDIVDSGGTLCNAAEALLANGATSVTAYITHGVLSGGAVQRITSSKLKELVITDSIQPTQSVIDAPNIRVLPISDLIGEAISRTATEESVSSLFD
- a CDS encoding M24 family metallopeptidase; amino-acid sequence: MALHFERTEYDARRDRLILEMIERKLDAIVLFAQESMYWLTGYDTFGFCFFQALVLKADGSMVLLTRSADLRQARHTSIIDNIVVWTDRADANPTVDLRNLLNDLDLLGRRIGVEYDTHGLTAFNGRRLDEQLQTFAQIIDASGIVGHLRLFKSPAEIKKVEKAAALADEAFDAALPLIKQGGDEGAILAAMQGAIFAGGGDYPANEFIIGSGPDALLCRYKAGRRKLNKNDQLTLEWAGVYHHYHAAMMRTVLTGKASKRHQELFDAAKDALLAVEAAMTPGNTFGDVFEAHARSMEANGLTKHRLNACGYSLGARFTPSWMDMPMFYQANPEPIAPDMTLFAHMIIMDSETETAMTLGRTYLTTESQPRPLSRHDLDLIVQ
- the pgeF gene encoding peptidoglycan editing factor PgeF yields the protein MLDSSRPDPLRSQLLESAAKSGIRHGFFTRMGGVSSGIYGGLNIGTGSNDDQDLVSENRRRVAAWMRVPAEALITAYQIHSPDVIVVRAPFPGERPKADAVVTDRPGIAVAASTADCGPVLFADPAARVVGAAHAGWKGAFGGVLENTIAAMEGLGAQRDRIVAVLGPSISQKNYEVGPEFVARFVQADPENERYFSASANAGRLMFDLNGYTVDRLKRAGVTAAQLGRCTYAEEDLFYSYRRMTHRGEADYGRQISAIALEDA